Proteins from one Sphaeramia orbicularis chromosome 17, fSphaOr1.1, whole genome shotgun sequence genomic window:
- the LOC115436875 gene encoding transmembrane protein 275-like translates to MVITDRSTGTSVPKKEAQKKKRRKSRPHGLPSPALCCACGLCIMLAGLNITLVGAFAFSTMVPSDNPPIIIGPILLLVAFSFFGACCVCSRLPPPHSSHRAKVGGRGTGLMGHGGLAGGAAFEIETSEHTLQDTTAVQLSPTSSPGSSRMSSPEKEAPDTAVPGPCKLFTMETNGPSSISATAVYSASTATGGEVRLNLPCEEVVT, encoded by the coding sequence ATGGTCATCACTGATAGAAGCACAGGCACTTCTGTACCTAAAAAGGaggcacagaagaagaagaggaggaagtctCGTCCTCATGGCCTCCCCTCCCCGGCGCTCTGCTGTGCCTGTGGACTATGCATCATGCTGGCTGGACTCAACATCACCTTGGTGGGAGCGTTTGCCTTCAGCACAATGGTGCCTTCTGACAACCCTCCAATCATTATCGGACCAATCCTTCTGCTGGTGGCCTTTTCCTTTTTTGGGGCCTGCTGCGTCTGTAGCCGCCTCCCCCCTCCTCACAGCTCTCACCGGGCTAAGGTGGGCGGCAGGGGCACGGGGTTGATGGGACACGGCGGACTGGCTGGAGGAGCTGCTTTTGAAATAGAGACCAGCGAGCACACGTTGCAGGATACTACAGCTGTGCAGCTCAGTCCCACGTCCTCCCCAGGATCTTCTCGAATGTCCAGCCCAGAAAAGGAGGCTCCCGACACAGCTGTACCGGGGCCGTGCAAGCTCTTCACCATGGAGACCAACGGCCCCTCTTCTATTTCCGCCACAGCAGTCTACTCAGCCTCCACAGCAACAGGAGGGGAGGTGAGGCTCAACCTGCCATGTGAAGAAGTGGTCACCTAG